One Ctenopharyngodon idella isolate HZGC_01 chromosome 3, HZGC01, whole genome shotgun sequence genomic window, AAACAGTTGTGACGCCAAGGTCACTTTCTGAAGTGACTTCATACATCCATGAAAAGAGACCAAttggttaaaaataattttaaaagtggTTTAGAAAAGTTAAGTTGGTTCTGAGAAAAGCTTGAGCATTATTTGAGCACATATGCCTcttgatttgatattttgtatctaatgcaatgaaattCAGATTTTATTAGTGTGACTTAAATGtccaaaagtgtccaaaaactgtatagggcttttcacacttgaaatagttaaccctgggtcattataaaccctgggtaaacagaatcctggaatatcttgcttcacgtttcacattGCTCATAATTCACCCGGGGTTACcagttaatcctgggtattcataaagTGATGTTTTATACCTTTAGATTCCTAAACCTTGGGTTGTTTGCATATTTgaggtgtcagtgtcattgattgaaTAAACGCAGCATGTGACCTGTTTATATAAAGTCTCTAGCATTGCGTATCCTCgtattgccgactgtactatcgagtttatactgaatggacatttcagactataaaggtaaaaatgaaacagtttcttcttcactcaaattgttgcattttctgtcagcatttaacatttttctactcaaatgctgaatttactgtttaaatacaatgcacagtgtttccgtgactgtccaaagcaggcaaatatgagcatacgattggttgtctgttgctaagcgtctagctgtaacattctaacttTTGCGATGTTAACCCCATATTGCAgtccaaacttgtacagtgtgaaaccaTGCAGTgtggtgctaaccctgctctgGCCCCAGgtaaaaagcagtgctaacTTACAGGTGAGAAAcattcctttacccggggttaaaggTGGTGTTTAGAATGACGATAACCCGGgattaagcgcagtgtgaaaagcccttgtGTAACTTATATTTAAGCTAATAAGTATAAAGAAACCTTTAAGTATATTGTCAGGAGACTGGGCTGCTCTTACCATGACCTTTAGTGAAATCATGGAACAGTGGCATGATTTCTCGATCTCCAAATTCGTCTGCATAATTAACAAGTGCTTGCTTCACTGTTTTGTAGCCGGCTAGCACAACCACTTTCTTTGGACCAAAGTAGACTGTGAAAACTGGGCCAAACTGCTTTGCCATCTGATGAAGATTGAAATAGACATTACAGACATTTaaaggagaaaaaaatctgttcCAAACATTATTCAACTttattatacaggtgctggtcatataattagaatatcatcaaaaagttgatttatttcactaattccattcaaaaagtgaaacttgtatattatattcattcattacacacagactgatatatttcaaatgtttatttcttttaattttgatgattataactgacaactaaggaaaatcccaaattcagtatctcagaaaattagaatattgtgaaaaggttcaattttgaagacacctggtgccacactctaatcagctaattaactcaaaacacatgcaaaggcctttaaatggtctctcagtctagttctgtaggctacacaatcatggggaagactgctgacttgacagttgtccaaaagacgaccattgacaccttgcacaaggagagcaagacacaaaaggtcattgcaaaagaggctggctgttcacagagctctgtgtccaagcacattaatagagagacgaagggaaggaaaagatgtggtagaaaaaagtgtacaagcaatagggataaccgcaccctggagaggattgtgaaacaaaacccattcaaaaatgtgggggagattcacaaagagtggactgcagctggagtcagtgcttcaagaaccactacgcacagacgtatgcaagacatgggtttcagctgtcgcattccttgtgtcaagccactcttgaacaacagacagcgtcagaagcatctcgcctgggctaaagacaaaaaggactggactgctgctgagtgatCCAAAggtatgttctctgatgaaagtaaattttgcatttcctttggaaatcagggtctcagagtctggaggaagagaggagaggcacacaatccacgttgcttgaggtccagtgtaaagtttccacagtcagtgatggtttggggtgccatgtcatctgctggtgttggtccactgtgttttctgaggtccaaggtcaacgcagccgtataccaggaagttttagagcacttcatgcttcctgctgctgaccaactttatggagatgcagatttcattttccaacaggacttggcacctgcacacagtgccaaagataccagtacctggtttaaggaccatggtatccctgttcttatttggccagcaaactcgcctgaccttaaccccatagaaaatctatggggtattgtgaagaggaagatgcgatatgccagacccaacaatgcagaagagctgaaggccactatcagagcaacctgggctcttataacacctgagtagtgccacagactgatcgactccatgccacgctgcattgctgcagtaattcaggcaaaaggagccccaactaagtattgagtgctgtacatgctcatacttttcatgttcatacttttcagttggccaagatttctaaaaatcctttctttgtattggtcttaagtaatattctaattttctgagatactgaatttgggattttccttagttgtcagttataatcatcaaaattaaaagaaataaacatttgaaatatatcagtctgtgtgtaatgaatgaatataatatacaagtttcactttttgaatggaattagtgaaataaattaactttttgatgatattctaattatatgaccagcacctgtatgtatcaTAAGAGAATATATGTTGTTTTGTTCTAAATATGTTCTTGTGTTCCAAAGGGTTGAAGCAACATGAGGgtaaaatgatgacagaattgttatTTCTGGGTAAACAATCGTATATTCTCCTTGTGGAAAAACTGATTTGTTCTCTGTAAAAACTCACCAGACCGGTTTGTCAACAATTCGAGGCTTTCTACTGATGAACCAATAGAAACCTGTTGCTAAACCTGTTGGCCAATAGGACTGATATCATTCATACTTACCTCACATAGGCTCAAGTGTGGTTTGTTAACATCCAACATTAGCAGATTTCCCAAGAGTGGCAACGGTTTTGGCCCTGGAGGTTCATTTTCATCTCTCTGAGAGCTGAAGAATAGGAGATAAACAACCAAGAGCAGAAGCAAGCAACAGATAAATGTTCCTGTGCTGAAAAGCTGCAAAAATGATTCCATGAAAGCCATGTTCACAGAACAATACCCATAAGACCTTGAGGTTTGTACAGGTTTCAACTGTACATAGATAAAGTGGGAGTGGATACTTTTGGTCTTGGAGGTGGAGACTCACAAACTAGGAcacatgttgttgttgtagatGCACAGTAGATTACAGTTAAAGCAACAGTATACCACTTTAAAAGATTAACTGTCATTGTACTgtactaaaatgcatttttattaaactaACAGGTccagaaaaaaagaatcattGACAAGGCTTTTGTATGTCAAATATGTTTTCATTAATGTGGAATAATAGCATAAAATCTGTCAAATTGCAAAGATTAACAGAGCATTTTTATCTTGCAAGACATTTTGTGTTGTTCCAGCAAATCAGAAAcaatttgatacatttttatccACCAGTAAACAGACTAATGTTCAGCACGCTGGTTAGCATGGCTCAGTTAGTAGACCTCGCAATTACAAATTTCAGCATAGATGAGAATATAAGtgagaaacaaaattatattaagcaaaaagtttattttaagaaaatatatCTTGGAGATTAtccttttttatttcacttcaattttttattatttaaaatcgAATCTTGTCTTACATAGTTGTgcttatgttattttattaaaggaggttcatttttgtgtgaaaacaaaacatacatttttttttaattaccttttttatgataaaatttaacataaaaaatttaACAAACACAGAATGCACCTGCTGCTCAAGGAGTTTTATGCAATAAAAAAGTCAGAAGTGATTTTGCAGAAGGTTTGCAAgtttttcacatatttacattttgtgaatTTAATCAGAACAAATGCCAgttcttatttaaaatgaggtaaaatatattgtttctgTTTTGATCATCCAGTATCAGGAGCGTCTGATAGCACACAGCTTGTGTGGGGACGGATTCAACGTGACTCCGACTATTCCTTTGAGATCCAGGTCATCTCCAGACACTCCAGGTGGAGTTGTGAAGCGGTAGCTCTGAAGGAGGGAAGTGAAGAACAGGAAGAGCTCCATACTGGCCAAACTCTCTCCCAAACAAATCCTTcgacctgagagagagagagagaaagacaaactGTGTTTAATTTCAAGTCAAATGATTATTTCCTCAAAACACTGGGAGCTTAGATTTGAGTGTACCTGCAGAAAAGGGCATGAAAGCATCTCTCTTGACAAACTGGCCCTTCTCATCTAGGAAGTGTTCTGGGTAAAAGCTGTTCGGTTTCTCCCATTCGTTTGGATCCTTCAGAACAGACGTCAGCAGAGGAATGACAGGGGTACCCTAGAAAATGGAGAAAAGACGATGTTCAAGATGCACATAGTATCTTTTCTAGACCTACATATTTATTCTTCTGACTGACCTTTTTGATGAAGTATCCATTGAAGTGAACATCACAGCTGGTCTTATGAGGGAGACTCATGGGCACTATGTTGGCCAGCCTCTGAGTTTCATGAATCACAGCGTCTGTATACGGCAATTTCTTCCTGTCGTCCACCACTGGCTGACGTCGACCGATCACTCCGTCAATCTCGTCCTGAACTCGATCTGCATTATggcatatttttgtgttttatgactCAAATTAATTCAGCTAATGTGGGAAAAAATACACATCAGCATGGGAACAAACACttcacattactgtttttacccTGTATATGAGGGTATTTGGCCATGAGCATCAAACCCCAGCGCAGAGTCGTTCCTGTTGTGTCAGTACCAGCAGCAAACAGATTTCCCACTGTTGCAAGAAGATTCTCCTGGTGAAAGTGCGAGTCCTTCTTGCCGGATTGCTGACAAGTACAAATCCACAAAGCACAAATTTATCCTGTTTACTAAAatactgaggaaaaaaattacAGTTAGAAAATTGAAACAATAAAATTCATGTAGTTGTAGTTTAAGAACCAAAATCCAAGTTAcaagcaaaaacatttttcccaTTTTCTAACTGTTACCATTGGCATATGATGCAACAAGGATTGAAAAAGTCAAGAGATTTTACTATTGAATTACTAatatgtaacacattacaacaAGGTCTCATTACCCAGATAGCAAGCTACCATTGAAATGATGTTAAGACGATATTTGTTATAGGCGTATGCTGAAAGATGAGGCGAGCACGGAGATCCACAATAACAACGGGGTTTATTCACAATAACAGGAACACAGGAACAACATACACCTCTATGTAAACAAGAGAACagacaaggagtgcagggaaagtgtccaacttaaagggagtgctgacgaggtacaacaggtgcagggaatccaggGAGATGGCAggaagactgatgagggaagtgaagACAGGTGTGCGGAACAGGAGGATGCTGGGAACTggagtccgggaaggcgtgAATGTAACATTACCTCCCCCTCCCCGGAAGGCGTGTCCTCACGCCTCAGATGAAACAGCGGGGGGGCCTGGAGACCTACAGGCAGGTGTGGGGGGTGCAGGTGGGTgcggaggtctccagggcggtACTAGGTCCTCGGCCGTCATGGCGGGTCTAGAGCCAGGGATGGCCACGGCGGGTCTGGAGCCAGGGATGGCCACGGCGGGTCTGGAGCCAGGGatggccacggcgggtcaggagcagtaggcggccacggcgggtcaggagctgTGGATGGCCAAGACGGGTCAAGAGTCTCAGGTGGCCGAGACGGGTCAGAGGCCGTGGTCGGCCATGGCAGGTCTCCAAGCCCACCCCCATCTTTCCCACCCACGGGTACCcttccccccaaaaaaaattatttgggaGACTCAGGGGTTCGAAGGGCTCATGGGCtactggagcgggctcggcaGAGCATGGAGCCAGGTCGAAGGGACTGGGAGCTGGTTCAACCCAAAAGTCTATTAACCAGTCCTTTTCTTCTAAAACTGGAGTTTTGGGCTGATTTgcggcagaaaactcaggaaacTGGgactgcacggaggcagaaatctCAGGGAACTGGgactgcacggaggcagaattCTCAGGaaactggggctgcacggaggcagaaaactcaggaaactggggctgcacggaggcagaaatctCAGGaaactggggctgcacggaggcagaaatctCAGGAAACTGGGGCTGTACGGCCTTCTTTTTCCTCTTTGGCCGTTTGGGCCCAGCGGAGGATCTTTCTCTGGCCATGCAGTGTTTTGGGTCCAGCAGGACACCGGGGAAAAGCTCACTGGAGGGGCATGCGGAGGAAAATGGAGATTGACGAACCGGCCAGGCCACCCATGTTTCTGGGGGAACTGGACGAGGATCGCACGATTTATCAAGAACCTCTGCGATAACAAACTTAGAACAATTTAAAGACAAAATCAGATTAATTGTATCGCCTAAGGAAAAATAACCGGCAGGTTCTTTAAAACGGATCGTGCTCTCGTCCAGCCCCTCCAGAAAAAGGGCGTTTAAACAGGCATCTGGCCAATTCGTCAGATAAGCCAACTCGACaaactcctccacatacctctccagcgAACGACCGTCCTGCAGGAGCCCAACTAGGCGATCCGAGACCGAAGCTGGCGTGGGAGGCATGGGAGAAGCAGGAACTTCAGAAATGTAAAATAGTCCCATCCTTAGTTGTAGATCTCCAGCGGTTTAGGTCTGTTCTTCTGTTATAGGCGTATGCTGAAAGATGAGGCGAGCACGGAGATCCACAATAACAACGGGGTTTATTCACAATAACAGGAACACAGGAACAACATACACCTCTAAGTAAACAAGAGAACagacaaggagtgcagggaaagtgtccaacttaaagggagtgctgacgaggtacaacaggtgcagggaatctggggagatggcgggaagactgatgaaGGAAGTGAAGACAGGTGTGCGGAACAGGAGGATGCTGGGAACTggagtccgggaaggcgtgAATGTAACAATATTAATGTGTCAATGTTAACCGCATTGAATCAATATCATTTTTGCACCcacaattaatgttgaaaaaaaatttctgcaaaaaatcaatggtaatggcattgaatcaaggttacaatgtgatgttggttcaacaGCATGCttgcactctcagaaaatgaaacacaacaacTACAATTGACTTAACACAGCCTaaaattaactgaaaataaaagaagacaataaatctctcaagatctcagcagaggaagATTAAACAACTCAAAAAAGagcagcttcacttattactaaccagtttgactttatttatgTCATTCATATTCagaagttctttttgagaattaacagaggtttagatgttgatgttttattaaaaatgtcaccattatggtgatcagtgtttcatttagttggccaGTTTGACTCTTGGCTTTTTGTCAGTTTGTGGTCTTCATAAAAGTGTTTATCCAAACACATAATTTGTTGCaaagaaaaccaaaaacaaagatGATCAAGTCATATAGTTTTCAACATAAAGTAGAATAATTTGCTAATCTTATCCCTAAACCAAAAGtagttatttgttattaacagATTATAATCACAAACATTACTTTCTTGCCACAGATCATTCTGAATTATgacttttaaaatatagtagtcaacatttgaagtggatcaaaacctttcatcaaagttgtcctaaaaccttcttcttaggacaactttgatgaacttttttgatccacttcaaatgttgactactgtacatTATGGGAAAAAAGATatttagacacacagacatcatgaATCAGGAtttgaatctcaacaatggtgacatgcttcatgctgcaatgcatgctggaaGTCATGAGACGTCATATTACCTGATCATCTTTGTTTCTGGCTTTCTTTGCAACAAAGTATGTGTTTAGGCTCACATAAAAagccaagagtcaaactgcccaaataacacactgatcaccataatgatgacattttcaataaaacattttcaataaaacatcaacatctaaacctctgttaaattctcaaaaagaacttctgtagatggcagaaataaagtcaatctaaTTGGTATTAAGTGAAGCTGCTCTTTTGGAGTTGATTAATCGTCCTCtactgagatcttgagagatttattgtcttcttttatttggagttgatttcaggctgtgtggctttaagtcagttgtagttgctgtgtttcattttctgagagtgcaaGCATGATGTTGAATTAACAtcacattttaacattgattcaatgcaattaccattgattttttttaaaatttcaacattttttaaaattaattatgggtgcaaaagtgatattGATTCAATGTGGTTAAcattgacacattaacattgatttaacattatttcGATGGTTGCTTGCTATCTGGGTAGTTAGCATTAAGTATCACTAAGTAgcatttagaaatatttttcattgttagttcatgttaactaatttagttaactaatggttacaaatggaaccttattgtaaagtgtcaccaaatatatttaattttagcatattttgtgcataattcattttaatttaataactaagtccaataattaaaaaaataattacatttaataaacgAGCTGATGATTACATTTTACTTCCTGCTGTATATGCAACAGGGTGATTTCCGTACCTCATCACTCTGTTTGCGGATGAGAAAGGAGTCGACAAATCCTCTGCGGTCCTGTGGATTCAGAGTCTCCAGCAGCCCATTGATCAACTTAGTCATTTCTGCTCTATTTTTCAACACATTTCTGACAATAATCCTTTTGCTGTTGAGGAACGGACCCAACCACGGAAATGTATTGTAAAGCTACAAGTACACATAGAGAAAGATATGGATGTattcatgattaaaaaaaaagaaattaaagtcaTCCAAATTTTCTCTTtaacatacagtaaaacataCTTTACCATCATAGAAGCCGATCCACTAAtctgaatattttcatttgtccTGTCGACCATTTCTGTGAATCGAGGGTCTGTGTATTCAAATCTGCTGCCGTACACAATAGATGAGATGATGTTTGACACAGCGTAGTTCACAGGCTGTGTTGTGTCGAAGGCTTTCCctgtgaagagaaaacaaatgtcTCTCAAGGGATCCTTTAAACTAAGAGCATGATTGCAGATGTCCATAAATGTGTTTCAGCGTGTACCTTCAAACTTATCAAACTCTCCTTTCAGATACTGAATCTCCTCTATGATTTTCTCTTCACTTCCTCTCTTGCCCATCCCGAAGTCCCGCAGGTTGCTGAGAGCGAATCGTCGCATCTCTTTCCAGTTCTCTCCATTGGAAAAGAGGATTCCTGATCAACACAGACAGAACCATCTGATCACAAGTCTAGAAATTAGAAAGTCTGGGAAATTTTCAAACCTTTCCCAATCAGACTTTTTTGTACTAAGCTGTGGGCTGCAATAAACTCCAATGGCAGAAGAGCAACAATAAGCAGAAAACTAACCAACATAATAAGATGGCTGCACCACTTTAATTTTTGCTCCATAACAAACCATATAGGACTCAACACATTTGTATGGTAAATtaagaactgatttaaatgcAAACACAGCATTCAGTTATTCTTACCATGACCATCGGTAACTATCCTGAAACCAGGTGTAATGTCTCTCTCCCCAAACTCATCTGCATAGTTCACAAGAGCTTCTTTAACAGTTTTGTGTCCAACTAGTACCACAACTTTTTTAGGACCCAAAAACACTTGGTAAACATTCCCATAGGTTCTGGACAGCTGGAGGACACAGAGAAGGACATCTGTTAAAATGTACTATAATAGTTTAAATGTATCTATGTCAAGTTCTCACCTCACAAAGGGTGTCAAAGGGTCTCGTGAGGTCAAGGGTCAGCAGGTTCCCCAGCAGTGGCAGAGGTTTGGGTCCCGGTGGCTCGATTTTCCCCTCTTTCTGAGATCTAGAGTCACAGGTAAGTCGATATAAAACcattaacaaaagaaaagcacCCAGTAATGTAACTGTGCTGGAAAAATTCAGCATTGATTCAACAACAGCCATTTTTTAAGGCTGCGCAAATGTTCTGCTGCTTTCAAACCCTTGTAATGCATACATATGGGAGAAACCTCAATTAAATCCATGGAGAATTTATCCTTCAAAACAAGGTAGCCATGAGAATACAGTGCTGTTATGGTTGCAACAGCATCCAGGTGAGTCGTGAGTCATGACAATGAATTAATGAACATTAAATTAGTACTAAGGCCACAGAACAAGCAAGTTAAAGAATAATACACATAATacaaactttttgttttgtatgaTATATACAAAGATATTTGGATTTATTGGGCTAGGCATACAGTTGCATGAGTATTTAATCTGTTATTGGTAAGCAGTTTCAACTGTAACTTGCTGCTATTTTTTTCTTCCACCACTTGCACACTATAAAAACCCTCCCTCCAAAGACCTGCCAGCCAACCCAATGTAAGCAAACCTGAACATTcacaatgattcaatgatttacAGACAGTgcttctgattggctacaaaAAGTCTGGGCCACACCCCaactatttattttcttgtgcTATCCCAGACACAggttttaatgatattttatgCATGATATAAGCATTTTCTTACAGCACCATCAAAATGTAACTAATTCAGACTAATTAAACCAGTTCACTTTCCTTCTAGAATTTACCTATAGCTGAATTAATTTAAGCTAATAATCACACAACTTTGAGTTGTGTTTCTTTGCACTTAGGAAATAAATGATAGCTTATATAACACTTATCTTGGATTTGAGCCAGCTAAGTAACACAATGTACACCAAACTGATCTGATAGGACACTTCATACAAATCCATTACTTTTTACCGTAAGAGGTTTATTTTGTCCTTTATCCCACTTATTGCACGATTACTCACCAAATAAATAGACAAATGGGTTTGGAATATTAATTCAAGTTTGAACCTATTATCTTAACATTGCCACTagattaaaagaaattagtcCATGACAATGTACAAAATGGTGTGATACTAAACATGTCAGATGAGCGAACAGCGTTGACTTTTATGGACGAAGACGAATAAGAAAATGTCAGACCACTGGATGGGTgattgtgtctctctctctctcttatatatatataaaagaaccTAATTTCAGTGACCATTTTATGAAgaaacaataactttatttgtgaGTTTCAGGTCTTTTTGTTCTCTAATCATGTAAAGTTTCATAGATTACTGGTTGTAATACATATGACCAATTGGAATGATTTTGaatgagaaattttaataaattataaactgACAATACATGCAAGTACTGAATTAATAGCTTAAGATCCAAACAAGACTGAATTGAGTGTAACAGAACTGACTAACTACTGATCTACAGTAAACAAAACATGCCATGGTATACACACTCAGATATATAAACGGCTGATAATGCTTCAGTCAGATTTTCATTCAGGGCATTAACAATCGTATAGTTTACAGCAGGTCATCTGTCAAATTCAATTTCAGTTCAATATTTTAAGAGGCATTTAAAATTCATAGCAAATGGCAAAACAACCAGCGAAGTCATTAAATTATTTGCTCTTATTTTCGATTAAGCGCATTTGATCACAATGCATAAAATTAGTGCAACAACGATCCCAGTTCTTATTTAGATAAGGAGAGATTATTTGTTTCTGTGTTTTCTTCTAAGGACTGATGAAATTTTCTTGGATCAGGAGCGTCTGATTGCACACAGCTTGTGTGGGGATGGATTCAACGTGACCCCGACTATTCCTTTGAGATCCAGATCATCTCCAGACACTCCAGGTGGAGTTGTGAAGCGGTAGCTCTGAAGGAGGGAAGTGAAGAACAGGAAGAGCTCCATCCTGGCCAAACTCTCTCCCAAACAAACCCTTCGACCTGAGAGAGAAAGcatttataatcaacatttatcttttttttttaattgagctTTTGCAATACATTAATGGAATTGTTTATCTGTTGAGCATACATGCAAAGCTGCTTTATACCcgggtgaaaaaaaagtacacttccataatgtacttaaagtgctatattttcacgcactaattttgcacttaaatggttagttcacccagaaatgaaaattatgtcattaattactcaccctcatgtcgttccacacccgtaagaccttcgttcatcttcagaacacaaattaagatatttttgataaaatccgatggctcagtgaggcctgcatcgccagcaataacactccctatttcaatgcccagaaagctaataaaaacatatttaaaacagttcatgtgactacagaggttcaaccttaatattataaagcaacgagaatactttttgtgtgccaaaaataacaaaacagcaactttattcaacaatatctagtgatgggcgatttcaaaacactgcttcatgaagcttcaaagctttttcgtttctcatttgtttcgaatcagtggtttggagcacgtattaaactgccaaagtcacgtgaactattgaagtttcaaaacacttatgatgtaatgaagctttgtttactaaaatcatgggattttggcgctctgaaccactgattcgaaacaaatgattcataattttcatttttgggtgaactaaccctttaatatgcaaaacaattcttctttag contains:
- the LOC127509476 gene encoding cytochrome P450 2K1-like — encoded protein: MVASGRCLAVKDCKMAVIESLLQFLSAGTLLGALLLILVLYSLSSGSRSQKEGKEPPGPKPLPLLGNLLTLDLKRPFDAFCELSKTYGNMFQVFYGPKKVLVLVGYKTVKQALVNYAEEFKDRDIMPGFWIVSKGHGILFSNGENWKEMRRFALSNLRDFGMGKRGSEEKIIEEIQYLKGEFDKFEGKAFDTTQPVNYAVSNIISSIVYGSRFEYTDPRFTEMVDRTNENIQISGSASMMLYNTFPWLGPFLNSKRIIVRNVLKNRAEMTKLINGLLETLNPQDRRGFVDSFLIRKQSDEKDSHFHQENLLATVGNLFAAGTDTTGTTLRWGLMLMAKYPHIQDRVQDEIDGVIGRRQPVVDDRKKLPYTDAVIHETQRLANIVPMSLPHKTSCDVHFNGYFIKKGTPVIPLLTSVLKDPNEWEKPNSFYPEHFLDEKGQFVKRDAFMPFSAGRRICLGESLASMELFLFFTSLLQSYRFTTPPGVSGDDLDLKGIVGVTLNPSPHKLCAIRRS